A DNA window from Monomorium pharaonis isolate MP-MQ-018 unplaced genomic scaffold, ASM1337386v2 scaffold_423, whole genome shotgun sequence contains the following coding sequences:
- the LOC118648415 gene encoding uncharacterized protein LOC118648415 yields the protein MYSNLEVLNTIATNLNLNVPVVQLNAGPDLQNKFTANNMPLECNLHVQVAQNSSTELQNESTSNNMLPECYLHVPIVHNSSIEIQNNSTSNDVISEGNLHVQVTQNSSTELQNESTSNMLPECHLHVPIVHNSSMEIQNNSTSNDVISECNLHIQVIQNSSMEIQNDPTSNEVLSKGNVHVQLYKMLVRSYQMTLF from the exons atgtaTA GTAATCTTGAAGTGCTTAATACAATAGccacaaatttaaatttaaacgtaCCAGTGGTACAATTAAACGCTGGTCCggatttacaaaataaatttactgcaAACAACATGCCATTAGAGTGCAATTTACATGTACAAGTCGCACAAAATTCTAGTACGGAGCTACAAAATGAATCTACTTCAAACAACATGTTACCAGAGTGCTATTTACATGTTCCAATCGTACATAATTCTAGTATAgagatacaaaataattctacTTCGAATGACGTGATATCAGAAGGCAATTTACATGTACAAGTTACACAAAATTCTAGTACGGAGCTACAAAATGAATCTACTTCAAACATGTTACCAGAGTGCCATTTACATGTTCCAATCGTACATAATTCTAGTATGGAGATACAAAATAACTCTACCTCGAATGACGTGATATCAGAATgcaatttacatatacaagTCATACAAAATTCTAGTATGGAGATACAAAATGACCCTACCTCAAATGAGGTGTTATCAAAGGGCAATGTTCATGTGCAGTTGTACAAAATGCTAGTAAGGAGCTACCAAATGACTCTATTTTAA